ACTGTAACAAAAGAATTGACTGATCAGTAGACTTGTCTGATGTTGATATTTATCCTTGAATTTTGAATGTAGTTTAAGATAAAAGAGTCATCTTCAGCAGATAGCTGCGGAACCAGCGCAGATATTTCTGCCTGATCACTTCCTGTGAAGATTCGTGGAACACCTGCGATAAGGACGGGAAAGATAAAATAGGAACATGATAAATATGGTGTTAGAATTAGCATTACCACTAAAAACAACTTTAGTTCAGTAAAATGCATTACCATGGAAGCATTCCCGTGCCTCCCCAGCCATCAATACGATATCACCACTTCGCAGAAACATGGCTGTTGGAACTTCATCTCTCGTTTTGCCTCCAAGAAGAAAAATGCACTTGCACCCcaaactaaatttataaaaggGAAGCCACTTTGTTAAGATCGAGTGACATCATAACATGAAAAAGCTAGCGAAGCATAATTATTACCTTATGCTTACAATAGGTTTACTCCAATCTGCTTCCATGTCATCAACGTGGCCACCAAGCATGTCACCTATAGACAGGGATAGGAACATGAAACTCTGAGATTATTTCCAATCATTTAGATCAATCTAAAAGGACAGTCACTGTTGAAGGAGCAAATACATACTTGGGCCATAATAGTTCACTATGGCGGCCTCTGGCTTGAATTCTTCTCCAGATGGCATGGCTGGAATGGCCATCTTTTTGGCAAGAACAGATAGGAGGTCTGGAATCTTGTTATGTGGAAGTGATACATCATAATTGCGCTGTAGTGACAGAAGGATTTTACCAAGAAGTCATTAGCATCCTTGGTTAAGTTGTCATTAGGAAGAGCTAATTGTACAACCTTGCATATCTCAGTAATGTCAAAAGATTGCCAGTATGCCTCAAATTTCAAGCTGACCAAGATGATATAATTATATGATGTAAGCACTGTGAGATTATTTTGGCCTTACTTTCAGGGGTTGTAACGTTCAGGCATAGCTTGCAGAACAACCAGACTAAAATAAAATTCCTTAAGTCTGTAGAattggctgtgtatatcccaCTTGGACATAGAGGTCGGATTTTTatcaattatttaaaaataacgTATGTGAGCATGTCTTAGAGTTCTACTGcctccattaaaaaaagagagagaaggtgcataGTTTAAATAGGTTTGTTGATAAATATAAAAGGTTAGGATGTATATTTAATGACTTTACCCCTAACATGTGCTATTTATTTCCTATTCTGTCACCAAAACAATGTATTTTCCGTCCTTATCATACAAGTCTATTCCTTTCATATCTTTATCTATTCCGTCACCGCCTTAATCCTTAGGAATTTGCATTATATCAATTAGTGGGGAGGGCATAATTTTGTTATACACTGCAATGGAACTATATAGATTCATAATAATACCAAGATTAAAATGAATTCAGCATGACTGGAACAATTGCAGAAATTCTAATGGAAGGTAAATCTATCTATTTCTTaagtattacttcctccgtttcacaatgtaagactttctagcattgtccatattcatatagatgctaatgaatctagacattattatagattcattagcatctatatgaatgtggacaatgctagaaagtcttacattgtgaaacggagagagtactagaCAATATCAAAAGCACTACAAGCTGGAATAGTTCAATCAAACAAGagaaaacaacataaatatCTAGTATAACACTGGCATCGAAGCTCAAGGGACATACTTTTGACCAATCAAATTGCAGACCAAGGGTACTCCATCGGAGTTTCCGAACAAGGGTAGTTGCTGCAGTTGACCTGCATACCTCCCCTTTTTGTATCTCTGTGTCTTCAAGAAATTTGAAGCTATTGGATTTTCTTCCATCACTGTTCTGCTCGGATCTTTCTTGGTCATTGGGATTTCCCACTTCGACTAAAATCTTTCCACTTTTGGCAGCAGTGAGTAAGTCAAAAATTGGACCATACAAAGCTGTCAGGTTAGTTCTATTAGGAGGCTGTGGGAAGGTTTTCAAGCTTTCCCTGATCCAATAGCATTGTTCCTCAATAGATAGAGCACCAGGAATGAAATAGAATCCTACAAAATTAACACAAGAAGGATATCATTAGGTGTCACAAACATTAtgaattctttttttagaaaaatgaccaatagGAAGTGCAATGTATGATGTGAAGAATCAATATGTAAATCGAGAAATATATTAGTTTAATTATAATCAAATAGGCTCCATAAATATGTTTTGCAGCCCGCGCACCATCTTTCTTTCTGGATTTATTCTAACTGATATGGCAAAAGCTTATCTTAAATTTCAGAGTGAGCTCTATGCCTCCATCAAAGGTATAATAACAATACAAGTCTAGCATATGTTACATAGGTAGTAAGATGGCATCCAGGAATGAATCACACCAAGGATTCGGTATCTTGCTGCTACCAGAACAATCATGACAAAAGTAACACGATGTTCTAATCGCATACTACAAAGCAAGCAATGCGGCGAGTATAACAAGCGAAGTAGTAGTATACCCAAAACAATACTTGGATCAAAATACATTAGGAGCTaaaatagtatatataaataataataagcAAGTAGTATGCCAAGAAAGCATCTATGGAGTATGATAGGGTGATCAAAATCCGAAGCTCCAAAACTAGCCGCCATGAACAATCGAGAAATCGAACTGGGAAGCGAATGGTGGAGCTCCCAGATTTTACCAGGTCGGTCCAAGAAGCAGAAGACGGGGCGGTCGAACCCGGCGACGTCGCGCCTCCCGATCCCGCCGGgaagctccccgccgccggcagcgagcAGCGCGTGGAAGTCGACCACCGCGGACAGGTCCTCcaatcctcctccgccgccgccgccgcctcctggcTTGCTCCTGCAGCGGCGCTGCAGAGGTAAGGGCGGCTAGATGGATGGATGCGTGTGGacagggggagagagggggagggaaggagggagagggatcgAGACCTTGCCCTGCCGCCCTTGGGCTTCAGCGGCTTGTAGAGCTTGTACTGCTTCTCGGCTCGCCGGAACGCCGTgcgctccgcggcggcggcggcggcctgctcGGTGTCGCCGTACATCGCCGGAGGGAGAGGTGTTCTGACGGGTCTGTGTCCAACTCTGTGTCTGTGGGCGGTGGCCTACTggctgacgggtgggcccaACAAGCGTGGTCAGGGTTTTGACCTCGAAATTTCCTGCCACCACTATTTTTCACAAAACCAGGTAGTAGTAAACTCATTGTAACGGAACTCTTTGCAAAGTTTTCCCTAGTTAGCACCCCTTATCTAGTACCCCAAACATCCAACTACATTTTCCAACTGAAATGGAAAATGATTACCGAAATGGAATTGTATATCCAGAATAAATCTAAGAAAACATATCCCAGGCGAATACTTGATATGTTCCCCTTGTCCAGGCCCATCGCAAGGGAAGCAAAAACCAAGATTTATTTTATCGGGTATCAAACGGGAACTGCGAGCAAATAAAACACTTTTCAACATTATTTATACAGTCACATAGATTGTAAATGTGTGAATATGATGGACTAAAAAATTCACGTAGGTAACAAAGCAACTTTGCCGCATCGggtaatccctccgtttcatattataagtcatatAGCTTGTCAAAATTCTTTAGATTCgacaaatttatagaaaagacTAATATTAACATTTACAACATCAGAtttgtttcattaaatttaatattgaatatattttaataatatatttattttatatttaaagtattagtatatttttctacaaacttacttaaaaaaaagtcaaatgacttataatatgaaacggagagagtattaaacACTGTGAAAGTGATATATAATCGGGTCGCAACACTACTGCCGGAAGTATAAGGAAATAAAATATGCATGTACACGTTATTTTCTGATAGCAAAATTTAAAAAGCCGGTGCCCGTTCCTCCTCCCAACTTTGCATGCTGTGCCTCCCTTGCCTTTTGTATGTTGCATCTTCATCCTCTACAAAAATATAGATGACTCAGAACATGTTGAAgcaacatatatacatattgtGAAACCTTGCTAGCTTAGATGGATCCCTCCAAGAAAGGTTTCATGAACTTGTTGAACCAAGGCTTCCCAAGCCAACATTCTAACCAAAACTCCAGTCCTACTCAATTTCCCTCCACTTTCTTCCAATCACAGTTTCCCTAATCCTCATAGTTTTACCCAATCCTCACCACCTAATTTCCAAACCTTCTACCCTTTTGGTTCTCCACCCAACTATCACCTATATGGCAGTTCTCCTCCAAACTTTCTAGGTTTTCAGTAGCAAGCAAGTTGGTTACAATCAAGTTGCTTTCAAGATTTTCGTCCTCAAGAAAGTTGGGTGCACTCACTAAATCAAGTTGTCGGGTCTGCCTCTTCTCATTGACGAGAATCAACCTCTCATTGCCCtacaaaacaaaaggagaaCAATTTGGTTAACATCGAAGAATCAAATGATAATAGccagagatagagagaagagggacaTGGGTCAACTAGACCAAAGAAGAAAATGTACAAGTCCTTTAGCTCTTGGTTGAATAACTCACTGGATTCTATAAATGGTAATGATAAGAAGGGAGGATATAATTGAAAGGATGTTGATGTAGAGTTCAACAACAATACATCTAGCAATAACCGTAAAAGAATAGTTATGCAATACAAGACACATTTGGGTGGTGTTAAGAAGGATATCGCAACATTTTGTGGAGCTTATTCTTGAGCTAGAAGTACCTGGAGTAGTGGATACTCTAATGATATAATAATGAAGAAGGCCCATGCGGTGTATAAATCAGAAAACAATGAGAAAACTTTCACATTAGAGTATATGTGGAGAGAATTAAATGATCAACCAAAATGACAAAGGATTCTTGAAGAGGACTAGGATGAGCCTTACTTCCTCTGCAGCTATGAAATGCCTCATACGAAATTTTGTGGTTTGAGGATAATTGTGACTGTTTCTTTCACCAAATCTTGTTTATTTGACAAGAactgtatgtatttgaatcttgtttatgtgcttCCTTCAAAGCTGTGTTTTAAATCCAGCTCCTCCTGCAGTTCATTGACGTGCTGTTCTGGTTGCCCACACAAATTCTTCATGAAGTTTGCTTCTTGTTCTAATGTGAAGTACAGAATTCACAGAAAACCACTTTATGAAGaacaaacatgattaattagAACATAGCATGTCATTACAGCTGCAAGAGCTGAACCTCTGGATGCATCAATCTCAAACCCAATATTGTGCTCGATTCTACTTAAAATttagcaagtttttttttttaaaaaaaacaatgggaTTATCACTTCATTATTGttccaaacaaacaaaagaaacaaacagGCAGTGAAACGACAACAATTCGGTTTACTAGTATACACTTTACAAACTCTCTGCTTGTCTTTGCATTGCATCAAAGAATTCAGTTTGAGCTATGGAATTGCATCAATCCAGTACCTAAAGAGTAGAAAGATCAATTCTTCACATTAGCTCAGCTCACACTAGCTATGAACAAACcaactgcgccgccgccgccgtcgccgtcgtcttcaaGAACGGCTCCGGCGATGTCTCCGGCGAGCATTGGTTATTGGTCCGGCCATCCTACAAGATCTGGGCGGGGCCGGTCGGGCAGAACGCGTCCGgcggcccgccgccggcgacgcggaagTGCCAGAGGCGgcccttggcggcggcgaggttgtcCTCGCAGAGGTACTCCCAGGCGTACCACCGCTCCACCGTGCGGTGCACGTCGTGCACGGCGACGTCCACCGCCTCccggcctcccgccgccgaggcgcgcgccagcgccgccgcggtgtAGATGGCGCCCATCCGGCCgggctccccggcggcggcgccgctcggcCCGTCCACGACGAGCACGTCCCACCTCGCGTCGAGCACCTCCCGCGGCAGCGTGGCGGTCAGCGCCAGGTGGCAGCCGGACCTGCCCACCGCCCCCGTCGGCCGACGGCACGCCGGGCTGTCCCGCGCGCGCCGCAGCAGCGGCcacgcctcccccgccgcgtcGCGGTACCTCACCTGGTGGatcttggccgccgccgccgccgacgccgccgagccgccgcggaGCGAGCGGCGCGCGCTGTCGGCGTCCTCGGCGCTGTCGGTGACgaacgcggtggcggcgccctccccggcgttgacggcggcgagcgcggcgagctgCGGGGAGAGGCCGAACACGAGCAGCcggcacggcgcgcgcgcggcgaccaCGGACCGGAGCAGCGCGGCCTCCTTGGGCGCGAGGCCGCCGTCCGTCCCgttcccgccgccgacgccccacGCCgaggcgcggccgcggcgcgcggcggcggcgggcgacgaggaGCCAGTGAGGAGCAGCAGCTTGACGAAGGAGAGAGCGCAGAacacgacgaggacgacggtgAGCACCTGCTTCGGCGACATCACCTtgctccctcctccacctcctcctccgccgccgacgacgccgccgctgctcatctGCATCGATCCGGATGCTCCTACTCCGATCTGGCCTCTTCCTGTGAACACTCTACTGACGATTTCTTGATCTGGTCTTCTTCCCCATTGATCCGCCAGATTGGCACCCagatctccttctcctcctctggTTCTTGGATTGGGTTGCTTGCTACTGTTGCTGGTGTGGCTTGGTGTGATGGTGATGTgtgactagctagctacttcATCCCTTTCACAGTGTAAATCATTTTATTATTTCTCATgttacatcgtgaaacggagaGGGAGTAGCTGCCTAGCTAACTTTGTCCTGTAAAGCAATTAGGGTTTGGTTGGTGTTGACTTGTTTTTGTGTATGCTGATGTCTTTGTGCCATTTCTCAGAGGTTGGAGAAGCTGAGGTTGTTGAAGAGTTCATGGGTTGGGGTCACTTTGCTCAAGTATTTTCTTCACAATAACGCCCATGCGTTACAAccgatttattttaaaaaacaatcaTTGTATATGATTTTTGAGTTTAGAAAAACTTATTCGTATTGTCTAACATATATAGTGATGAAAAattctataataaaaatatttgattctCATACTTTTCTTATACATATCTGATTCGTGGGGCTAAAAAAGGGGCAAaatcttctctcattttttCCCCGTATGTTAGTTCGGGGTGTGCTCATCATAACTATTATCTTTTAAATTAGTTTCTCTTCacaataatttattaaattgatttttttgttttagttCTTTGGTTTgtttaattagtatttttttttgttagcttTGATTTGAAGAGATACTTTTCATGATAATTTATTCCCTTTGATGTGATAACATGGATCTGTTGAGCTGGTGGTTTGCTACTTTGGTGGGAGGGAGTAGTGTGCTTTGCCATGTACATGTGACTTCAGAATAGGGGAGGATAAGACATTTTTGTgttgattatttttaataaaatgcaTTATGTTATTTTGTCTCAAGCTTCTTGATAAGTTTCCCATGATAATTTTCAGGGCAATATAACAAGCATTTTTAGGGTCAGGTAACAAGCAATAAAATACGCATTATGTTACaagcttttttttccccttagtTTTCCATTTTAACTGAGGTGAATAAACTTGAGTATTTTTTATAGTAGTGTAACTATGATTGAACTTTAACTTTTTTTGGAGCaaataaattggaaaaaaagttaatgTCAGATTCATatttttagggcccctttgaaacgCAGAAAAACAGAGGGATAGAAAAACACAGAAGTTTGATAAGAATTCAAATGCAAAACAtaggattacaaaacacatgAATGACTATTTGATTGGATCGCTGGAAAAATGCAGAAATCATATGAGAAAGATAAACTCAAAGGAAAATTTCCAAGAGGTTAAAGtttttgctaaattttctccaaaatttatgtaggattgtccatttcataggaatttaaaaatataagatatgattcaatcctttattTCAAAGACATTCATAGAATTTTTTCCAATAGAATTGAAATTCTTCAAAATTATTATGCTTTTCTATCAAATTAATTGGGCCCTTAGATCATTTTAAGACAAAGACATGCACCCATCCACAAATCTACTGTCAGATCCAGGCCCAATAATGTAATTCGAGAAAATGATTTGGGCCGAATATAAGGTAGGCCTTGTCAATTGGGTCTTGTGTACCTCTGGGCTTGtattcctttcttcttcttttttctctttcaagtGGACTGGGTTGTACTTTAGCCTGCAAATTTTCTATGAAATGCAAATCTTTTGCTCAACGTTTTTATAGTggcaagaaaaatgaaaagaggCAGAATACATGGTGTTTAGGGCAGGTAGAAGAACCCAAAGGACTTCGTTTGGGACAGGGAAACATGGTGTGCATCTGAAGTTTATTTGTATATGATATGTTCCGATCATATGTATTTCAATTCAGAACACGATTAGGAGCTATGCAAATAACTGTACGACCAAAATTTTGAACGTGTCCATGCTAATGGTATTTTCCAATAATCTTAAAACTATTTGCATCTGAAATGAGAGATATTTTTGCTTCTCCATACATAATTAGGTACATTTTATTTTgacatactacctccatattttaatgtatgacgccattgactttttatccaacgtttgaccattcgtcttattcaaaaaatttatgtaattattatttattttatgatgACTTGATGCATCATAAAATGttatttaagcatgacataaatatttttatatttgcacaaaatttttaaataaaacgaatagtcaaacattggttaaaaagtcaacggcgtcatacattaaaatacggagggagtgattttttttctttgggacACTAGAATCATCATTAATTTACCACATTTTTACGATTTAAGTATACACATAAAGCTAACATTTCTTATTAGGAAGACATATAGTTATTTGTCACAACTGGCTCACAAAATATGTCCCTCTCAAATACCAGGGGACCAAACAAGCAAGGTGACAAAAGAAACTAGCTAGATCTTCATACGTGTGGCCAGATCGACTGAAAACTATTACAAAACTTAAAATTGATCAGTAAAGCTTCAAACAAGATAAACTAAGAAATGTAGAGGAGAAAACGACCTGAAAAACTAAGAATGGTAGttttgaaacaaaacaaaatgaaggAATAACTTATAGCTAGGAGCGAAATTTAACTTGCATTTGCCATGCATGGTAATGATCGCCATGGTGGAGGAGGCTTCGGCGAAGCATAGGTTGAAGGTGATGTCCTTGGACTATCAGTCACAGAAACACTTCAGCTCTGATGGTGATGTCTCCAGCTGCGTCCAATATTGTGGACATCATGACCAACTAGCTGCCATGGCACAGCTACATCATGAGACCAACTAGTGTAAAGCAGGTTGAATGGGACACATATCcaatataacgaatctggataaacagtctgtccagattcatagtattaggatatgtcttATCCAACTAAAActcattatattttgagacagagggagtaacataATATTAACCATGTAGTATGCCAATTAATTGTGCTGCAAAATGATATTCCCAGTGTAGGAGAACAAATATTGTTTTGGCCCGATAGAAATTATTGCCAATGTTGATTGTTGCTAAATACATACTATTATAGCTAGCTAGATTGATCATATATAATATTGTGGAGAAATATTATGGGTCATTTTAATTTGGTTCTTGTTGTTACCGTGCATGCTCTAACAAGGCTCGAAGTCATTTGATCCCTTAAGGGGACGTACACTCATTCTTTACGTGTCATAATGCAAGTCATCTCCTAATTAGGCGCACTGTGATGCAAGGAATTCATGTGGGAATTATAATCATAGCAAAATAAAACAGTAGCCTAATATATAACACTTCATACATAGTAGGAAGTAGTCCAATGCACACACACATGATCTCACAATTCCATTTTGACCGTGTAAAACATGGTAATAAAACTTATACAAAACTAACTACAAAAAGTGTAGGAAGTACTTATAGATGAGAAATTAAGTACACACACAAAACTTTGTGGTGTTGAATGCGACGACAACATAATATATTATGGTGATCGAAAAGGTCTCTATCAAACCCCATTTCCTCCCATCTTCCTTAATTTCATACAAAATGATGGGAGTCAGTATTGCCcttgataaaatatattaagttGATCAGCTGTGAAGAAGTGCCTGTCACTGTTAATTATCTTACAATGCTTATGGCAGTTTTAAGCTAACTTTTAAGCTCGGCCTTTTCAACAACTCTATATAGCCTATTCCTTTCACATTTGGTCAACTAAAATGTTCTTGTGCGTCATTGCCTCAACTAACACTCTATCTAGGTTACATCAACAATGAGAGATGCACAAATTTCTTTAGGAATCAAACATGAAAGCGTGGGACTAATTCTACTTGAATTGGCTGATCGGAAAAGGAGAATATTTAAGCTAAACATGTTCTTAGAAAATCCATATTCATATTTTGTGTAGTTACTATATATAGGAGTTACGATCGAACCGTCAGTCATTCGTATCACCACTTTGGTTGTGTGGTTCAAAAAATCGGCGCTATAAGAGTTTAATATGAGCATTTAAGAACAATAAATCCATTTTCTACTGAAAAGAAGTCAATGGTTCATAGCAATGAAGAATCCACGAATTTATAGATGGTTTCACTTCTTACATAAAAATAATCAGCTTCATCGGTTGCCCTAACAAGAATAAGCTaatgctaaaatttgaattttaaaactttattgtAGAGTTGATTTGAGGatattttgtagttttttttaacattggtCTCTAAGTTGCTAAGgacaaacacatatataaaagttttacttttatttttgtcgCTAATAAGCTGTTACGGTTTATAATAAGCTATTGGCTAAAACCGATACGACCCAATATTATAAt
The nucleotide sequence above comes from Oryza glaberrima chromosome 11, OglaRS2, whole genome shotgun sequence. Encoded proteins:
- the LOC127753681 gene encoding alpha-ketoglutarate-dependent dioxygenase alkB, with product MYGDTEQAAAAAAERTAFRRAEKQYKLYKPLKPKGGRARSKPGGGGGGGGGLEDLSAVVDFHALLAAGGGELPGGIGRRDVAGFDRPVFCFLDRPGFYFIPGALSIEEQCYWIRESLKTFPQPPNRTNLTALYGPIFDLLTAAKSGKILVEVGNPNDQERSEQNSDGRKSNSFKFLEDTEIQKGEVCRSTAATTLVRKLRWSTLGLQFDWSKRNYDVSLPHNKIPDLLSVLAKKMAIPAMPSGEEFKPEAAIVNYYGPSDMLGGHVDDMEADWSKPIVSISLGCKCIFLLGGKTRDEVPTAMFLRSGDIVLMAGEARECFHGVPRIFTGSDQAEISALVPQLSAEDDSFILNYIQNSRININIRQVY
- the LOC127753999 gene encoding probable methyltransferase At1g27930, with the translated sequence MQMSSGGVVGGGGGGGGGSKVMSPKQVLTVVLVVFCALSFVKLLLLTGSSSPAAAARRGRASAWGVGGGNGTDGGLAPKEAALLRSVVAARAPCRLLVFGLSPQLAALAAVNAGEGAATAFVTDSAEDADSARRSLRGGSAASAAAAAKIHQVRYRDAAGEAWPLLRRARDSPACRRPTGAVGRSGCHLALTATLPREVLDARWDVLVVDGPSGAAAGEPGRMGAIYTAAALARASAAGGREAVDVAVHDVHRTVERWYAWEYLCEDNLAAAKGRLWHFRVAGGGPPDAFCPTGPAQIL